The Geotrypetes seraphini chromosome 8, aGeoSer1.1, whole genome shotgun sequence genome includes a region encoding these proteins:
- the GDF1 gene encoding embryonic growth/differentiation factor 1: MFCVCAKLGLVAIVLVSLVNGSLIKQQESLFLKSLGLSSRPNPVSPAPVPSLLWKIYNRMASLSPEKRRMELCHVAEFQVPGNAIRLFPDQGRSFLNTDLRIPFCLNKHLYFNLSAIGEEEQVTLAQLEIRFSHNSYHGGQVFELRLYRALRLSLREVPASPESRQLLVAQSFRLLHRSLTFNLLEVVREWQNPSKNLGLILEISAIDSASLPGQLDQCSAMCSFLYASLLTVSLQPGQCRSLRHRRDATPSLVTPSSICRRRRLYIDFRDVGWQNWIIAPQGYLANYCQGECPYPLAEMLNGTNHAILQTLVHSLEPNETPQPCCVPIRLSPISMLYYDNDDNVVLRHYEEMVVDECGCR; encoded by the exons ATGTTTTGTGTGTGTGCCAAGTTGGGTTTAGTAGCCATAGTGCTGGTGTCTCTAGTAAATGGCTCTCTCATAAAGCAGCAGGAAAGTCTTTTCTTGAAGTCACTGGGCTTGTCCTCACGGCCAAATCCAGTCTCCCCGGCTCCCGTACCGTCGCTCCTGTGGAAAATTTACAATCGTATGGCAAGCCTATCCCCGGAGAAGAGAAGAATGGAGCTATGCCACGTGGCGGAGTTTCAAGTACCCGGGAACGCTATCCGCTTGTTTCCTGATCAAG GGCGTTCATTTCTTAACACAGACCTGAGGATCCCATTTTGTCTGAATAAACACCTGTACTTTAACCTGTCTGCAATTGGGGAAGAAGAACAGGTAACCCTGGCACAGCTGGAGATCAGGTTCAGCCACAATTCATACCATGGTGGACAAGTCTTTGAACTGCGTTTGTACCGGGCCTTACGGCTGAGCCTGCGAGAGGTGCCAGCAAGCCCAGAGAGCCGACAGCTACTGGTAGCACAGTCCTTCCGCCTCCTGCATCGCTCACTTACCTTCAATCTGTTGGAGGTAGTGCGGGAGTGGCAGAACCCCAGCAAAAATCTTGGACTGATCCTGGAAATCTCCGCCATTGATTCTGCATCCCTTCCAGGACAGCTGGACCAGTGCTCAGCCATGTGCTCCTTCCTCTATGCCTCTCTACTGACTGTGTCTCTGCAACCAGGCCAGTGTCGGTCTCTCCGCCATCGAAGGGATGCCACCCCCTCACTTGTTACCCCTAGCAGCATTTGCCGCCGCCGGCGACTCTACATTGATTTTCGAGATGTGGGTTGGCAAAACTGGATTATTGCCCCCCAGGGCTACCTGGCCAACTACTGCCAGGGGGAATGTCCGTACCCACTGGCAGAAATGCTGAATGGTACAAATCATGCTATCCTGCAGACGTTGGTGCATTCGCTGGAGCCCAATGAGACCCCCCAGCCCTGCTGTGTCCCCATCCGCCTCTCCCCCATCTCCATGCTTTATTATGACAATGATGATAATGTGGTGTTGCGACATTATGAAGAGATGGTGGTAGATGAGTGTGGCTGCAGGTGA